One Deltaproteobacteria bacterium PRO3 genomic window carries:
- a CDS encoding type II toxin-antitoxin system VapB family antitoxin: protein MRTSMNLPEKLLKEAVRLSGAPTQTQAVVMGLEALIRKKRVEGLLKFKGSNALKLTQKDLKKMRGR, encoded by the coding sequence ATGAGAACTTCGATGAACCTGCCCGAAAAACTGCTCAAAGAAGCTGTCCGGTTGAGCGGGGCCCCCACACAGACCCAAGCGGTGGTCATGGGCCTCGAGGCCTTGATCCGAAAAAAACGCGTGGAAGGTCTCCTGAAGTTCAAGGGTTCCAATGCCCTTAAATTGACCCAAAAAGATCTCAAGAAGATGCGCGGTCGATGA
- a CDS encoding PIN domain nuclease, which translates to MRVLVDTSVWIEFFGPKDSVSQRALEFLIQEGSVVTCLPVRAEVFSGKINPKLRDRLQKSFDAMDRVDPDWNLVATWDVIANFAARARKSGISVPGLVDRMILASALQGEARLWTLDLGLQRLAKVLGLSLFFPEK; encoded by the coding sequence ATGAGGGTCTTGGTCGATACCTCCGTGTGGATCGAATTTTTCGGCCCTAAAGATTCCGTTTCGCAACGAGCTCTCGAGTTCCTGATTCAAGAGGGATCCGTCGTCACTTGTCTCCCGGTTCGCGCGGAGGTTTTCTCCGGGAAAATCAACCCGAAACTTAGAGACCGCCTTCAAAAGTCTTTTGACGCGATGGACAGGGTCGATCCCGATTGGAACCTAGTCGCTACCTGGGATGTGATCGCAAACTTCGCCGCTCGGGCGAGAAAGTCCGGAATTTCAGTTCCGGGCCTGGTGGACCGCATGATTTTGGCATCGGCCCTTCAAGGCGAGGCCCGCCTGTGGACCTTGGATCTCGGGCTGCAAAGGCTGGCCAAAGTCTTGGGTCTATCCCTCTTTTTTCCTGAAAAGTAA
- a CDS encoding galactosyldiacylglycerol synthase: MVKLFEKDRERLVAEITEDQFRFLADHLEEEADSDRDYYLNIDTLDYLEEEGADPELMGALRRAMEGREEMEIRWVPAPQ, encoded by the coding sequence ATGGTGAAGCTCTTCGAGAAGGACCGCGAACGATTGGTGGCCGAGATCACCGAGGATCAATTCCGCTTCTTGGCGGATCACCTCGAGGAGGAAGCCGACTCGGACCGGGACTATTACCTCAATATCGATACCTTGGATTACCTGGAAGAGGAGGGCGCCGACCCCGAGTTGATGGGGGCCCTGCGTCGCGCCATGGAAGGCCGGGAGGAGATGGAGATTCGCTGGGTGCCCGCGCCGCAGTGA
- a CDS encoding P-II family nitrogen regulator — protein sequence MKKIEAIIKPFKLDPVKEALQAAGVMGLTVTEVKGFGRQKGHTELYRGAEYVVDFLPKIKLDIVVNDADVPKVIEAIEKAAKTGQIGDGKIFVSAMDQVIRIRTGETGGNAI from the coding sequence ATGAAGAAAATCGAAGCGATCATCAAGCCCTTCAAGCTCGATCCCGTCAAAGAGGCCCTGCAGGCCGCCGGCGTCATGGGACTCACCGTGACCGAGGTCAAGGGCTTCGGCCGGCAGAAGGGCCACACCGAGCTCTACCGCGGCGCCGAGTACGTGGTGGACTTCCTGCCCAAGATCAAGCTGGACATCGTCGTCAACGACGCGGACGTGCCCAAGGTCATCGAGGCCATCGAGAAGGCCGCCAAGACCGGCCAGATCGGCGACGGCAAGATCTTCGTCTCGGCGATGGATCAGGTCATTCGCATCCGCACGGGCGAGACCGGCGGCAACGCCATTTGA